Proteins encoded by one window of Haliotis asinina isolate JCU_RB_2024 chromosome 6, JCU_Hal_asi_v2, whole genome shotgun sequence:
- the LOC137287756 gene encoding uncharacterized protein translates to MTAVPVLLALLLTTISYVKAQMTCVESVRSLYTNDSAYWFGTRYDSDCPPGNNSPMCRNTEPFRTSLLSRLMGEGATDAGGLTFVVDVTYPITRPDDGSYQTYNGCGRIVDVPMTTREDFCINPLCDSVYTPFDLRELPEVTWPAEGNALYTVMMYDPGPFFMHALYVNVPGGRLQGGDTILTHIGPGNPLDRVNPYLWLVFKQRRSLNSSRIPRIRNRVYMEDLVSQLALSTQSYGINIVMTTTDEYAAVFIRSVGFMNRCPVYYGQWLSSYIQERGGLPSLPECLDLSVSIDVTFTAPAITYESCGTIYHKSPVNVTVDYRNMDLLGAVETRMPPQVSLVPLEIRDQPPSVTLRDKMYTLLMFDPTPELGQTEQDSYIHWMVINIRGTDITSGDEVYDWLLPMTSRLNQLYLFALFEQTKPINARRVRSFGGKDCHPYIVRRCKYRAGDFIRTNNLCLVGMRHLRVTPDTYRQYMAYAVTELETRDQACWGRDSQCPHCPATRDPDQHVTSP, encoded by the exons ATGACCGCTGTACCCGTCCTGCTGGCTCTCCTGTTGACGACCATCTCGT ATGTTAAGGCCCAGATGACGTGTGTTGAGAGTGTGAGGTCCCTCTACACCAACGACTCAGCTTACTGGTTTGGGACGAGGTACGACTCTGACTGTCCACCTGGCAACAATAGTCCCATGTGTAGAAATACTGAACCATTCAGAACCTCCCTCCTGTCTCGACTGATGGGGGAAGGCGCCACCGACGCTGGCGGCTTAACCTTCGTAGTCGACGTCACGTACCCCATTACTCGTCCAG ATGATGGGTCCTACC AGACATACAACGGCTGCGGGAGGATAGTGGACGTTCCAATGACAACACGGGAAGATTTCTGCATCAACCCCCTCTGTGACTCCGTCTATACCCCTTTTGATCTGCGTGAGCTGCCTGAAGTGACGTGGCCAGCGGAGGGAAATGCCCTGTACACTGTGATGATGTATGACCCGGGTCCGTTTTTCATGCATGCGCTTTACGTCAACGTCCCCGGTGGCAGACTGCAGGGCGGAGAT ACTATACTAACTCACATTGGGCCTGGAAATCCCCTGGACCGGGTCAACCCTTACCTCTGGCTCGTGTTTAAACAACGGAGATCACTGAACTCTTCACGGATACCCCGCATCCGAAACAGAGTCTACATGGAGGACCTTGTGTCGCAGCTGGCACTCTCAA CACAGTCATATGGCATCAACATCGTTATGACAACAACGGATGAGTACGCTGCTGTCTTCATCCGGTCAGTTGGATTTATGAACAGATGTCCAGTCTATTATGGGCAGT GGTTGAGCAGCTACATCCAGGAGAGAGGTGGGCTGCCGTCTCTTCCGGAGTGTCTTGATCTCAGCGTTTCCATTGACGTCACCTTCACGGCCCCTGCTATAACGTACGAATCATGCGGAACCATCTATCACAAAAG TCCTGTAAACGTCACTGTAGATTACCGGAACATGGATCTGTTGGGAGCCGTGGAGACCCGGATGCCCCCACAAGTCAGCCTAGTTCCCCTGGAGATCAGAGATCAACCCCCATCAGTCACACTGAGAG ACAAGATGTACACACTGTTGATGTTCGACCCAACCCCAGAACTGGGACAAACAGAACAGGACTCCTACATCCACTGGATGGTCATCAACATCCGGGGTACTGACATCACGTCCGGTGACGAGGTGTATGACTGGCTTCTACCCATGACATCAAGGTTGAATCAACTCTATCTGTTTGCGTTGTTCGAACAGACGAAACCTATCAACGCCAGAAGAGTAAGATCCTTTGGAGGAAAAGACTGTCATCCGTACATAGTCAGAAG ATGCAAGTACAGAGCTGGAGACTTTATCCGCACCAATAACCTGTGTCTGGTGGGTATGAGGCACCTGAGGGTGACGCCGGACACCTACCGTCAGTACATGGCATACGCTGTGACAGAGCTGGAAACCAGAGACCAGGCCTGTTGGGGACGGGACAGTCAGTGTCCACATTGTCCAGCAACTAGAGATCCTGACCAGCATGTAACCAGCCCGTAA